Proteins encoded in a region of the Clostridia bacterium genome:
- a CDS encoding metal-dependent transcriptional regulator, whose amino-acid sequence MAMRESGEMYLETILVLSQKNANVRAVDVGEHMGFSKPSVSRAMGLLKKEGHVETDAQGYIRLTESGKAIAKRIYERHTLLSRLLISLGVDEKTATEDACRIEHYLSDETFAAIKKHASEYGG is encoded by the coding sequence ATGGCGATGCGCGAATCCGGCGAAATGTACCTCGAAACGATACTCGTATTATCACAAAAGAACGCGAACGTCCGCGCGGTCGACGTGGGAGAGCATATGGGCTTTTCCAAACCGTCCGTAAGCCGCGCTATGGGCCTGCTCAAAAAAGAAGGACACGTTGAAACCGACGCGCAGGGCTACATAAGGCTGACGGAATCGGGAAAAGCGATAGCTAAGAGGATATATGAGAGGCATACGCTCCTCAGCCGGCTGCTGATAAGTCTCGGAGTCGATGAAAAGACCGCGACCGAAGACGCCTGCCGCATCGAGCATTATCTCAGCGACGAAACCTTCGCCGCGATAAAGAAGCACGCGAGCGAATACGGCGGATAA
- a CDS encoding ferrous iron transport protein A codes for MIPLCLAEKGEPLIIKRIGGNPEVKLHLENLGFNVGGEVLIVNSLGENIIVKVKESRVAISDELARKIMV; via the coding sequence ATGATACCGCTTTGTTTAGCTGAAAAAGGGGAGCCGCTTATCATAAAAAGGATCGGCGGAAATCCGGAAGTCAAGCTGCATCTCGAGAATCTCGGCTTCAACGTCGGGGGAGAGGTGCTGATAGTCAATTCTCTCGGCGAAAACATCATCGTTAAGGTCAAAGAATCGCGCGTAGCCATCAGCGACGAGCTTGCGCGTAAAATAATGGTTTAG
- a CDS encoding ferrous iron transport protein A, which produces MKTLRDVKIGETATVVKLHGEGAVKRRIMDMGITRRTPVYVRKVAPLGDPIEITVRNYELSIRKADAEMIEVE; this is translated from the coding sequence GTGAAAACACTCAGAGACGTAAAGATCGGGGAGACCGCCACCGTCGTCAAGCTCCACGGCGAAGGCGCCGTAAAGCGCCGCATCATGGATATGGGCATTACCAGACGCACTCCCGTATACGTGCGCAAGGTCGCGCCGCTCGGCGATCCGATAGAGATCACCGTCAGGAACTACGAACTGTCTATCCGTAAAGCAGACGCGGAAATGATAGAAGTGGAATAA